CGTCCGGCGATGGTGTGGACGCACGGTGGTGGGCACCTGATTGGAACACCAGGTTTCTATGATCCACAAAATGCGCAGATCGCCGATGACTTAGGGATGAAGATCTTTGCGCCGTCTTACCGCAAAGCCAGTAAAGCGCCATTCCCAGCGGATTTAGATGATTGCTATGCTGTGCTGCGGTGGGTGCAAGAAAACGCCGTAGACCTCGGAATCGACCCTGAGCGCATCGCGGTGTGCGGGGATAGTGCCGGTGGTGGATTGGCAGCTGGCGTGATTCAACGTGCTATTGATGACGGCCATCCGGTGGCATTCCAAGGCTTGGTCTATCCGATGTTGGATCACCGCGGCGGGCTGAATCTCGACGACGCTGTTGCTGCGGAATCAGAGCTGAAGCCGACGGCACGCGGGCGGTTCATCTGGACGGCCGGGTCCAATGCTGCAGCGTGGAAACTCTATTTGGGGCAAGACCACGCGGATAGAGAACTTGCTCCTTATGCTTCGCCGTTGCACCGCGCGGACCTTGCAGGAACACCACCAACCTGGATTGGGATTGGTGACTTGGACTTGTTCTATGACGAAGCTGAGGCCTTTGCACGACGCCTCTATGACGCCGGGGTAAAGGTGGAGTTTCTCACTTTTCGTGGGGCTTATCACGGCTTTGATCATCTCGCACCGAAAGCGAAGGCCTCGAAGCAGCTCATTGAGGAGCTCACGCAGGCACTGCATAAACACTTGTTTGCTCAGTAGACTCGGAACATGTCAGCAAATAACTTAGCCAACGCACGTGGCTGGAAGGCTAAAGCTGCGTTAAGCATTCTCACGCTCAGCGGAATCACCCTTGGCGCTGCCGCTATTGCGGGCAACCGATACACCAAGCAGCGCCAGAAGTTAATTGAGAAAGTCGCTCCGGATTTGCGCTCGCAGATCCTTGAACTGCCCTTGGACTTGCTTCCAAGCACCGCCTTGCTGCGGCTGTTAAACAAAGCTTCGGATAAAGATATGCCGACCAAGTTTGACGGTGAGGGCGCTATTTCCAATATCAAGGGTGTAAGCCCCGATGACGGGCACCCGTTCTATGCACGAAAGTTTCTCCCGGATACCCCGGAGCAGGGTGGGGACGAAGGCGAACCTCGCCCAGCGATGTTGTGGATCCACGGTGGCGGGCATGTCGGTGGCATTGTCAATGTCTATGATTCAGCGAACGCGCGGGTTGCCAATGAACTGGACATGGTGGTCATTGCACCGGCGTACCGCAAGGCGCCACAACACCGGTTCCCGGCTGATTTTGATGATTGCTACGCGGCGCTGCGCTGGATGCAAGACAATGCAGCCGAACTCGGCATTGATCCCGACCGCATTGCCGTGTGCGGGGATAGCGCCGGTGGTGGTTTAGCCGCAGGAATTGTCCAGCGCGCAATTGATGAGGGCCATCCCGTTGCATTCCAAGGACTGGTTTATCCGATGCTGGATCACCGCACGGAGCTCAAAGTTGAAGCCATGGATGATGCCGGGGGACCACACGCGCGAGGAAAGTTCATCTGGACGGAAGGGCTGAACAATGAAGCTTGGAAGATGTATCTTGGCCCAGACCACCTTGATGCGGAGCTGCCAGAATATGCCTCACCGTTTTACCGCGAAGACTTCACAGGTATGCCACCAACCTGGATTGGCGTGGGCAGCTTGGACTTGTTCTTTGATGAATCACAAGAATTTGCCGAGCGGCTTGAATCAGCCGGTATAGACGTAGACTTCGTTGTTTATGAAGGCGCGTTCCATGGCTTTGAACACATTGTTCCGGAGGCTCTGACCACAAAGAAACGCCACGCTGACCTCATCGAGGCCATGCGCGGCGTGCTTGTAAAAACCAATCCTGGAACTTCTGGTTAGAACTTGGAGAAGCGCTTGGTCAGCATTTCTTCGAGTCTCTTCCACGCTTCAGCGTGGTCGTTGAAAGGCTTGGATGGAACATAGCCAGCGGTCTCAGTAGAACCGAGCATGTAGCCTAAGTAGTCCTGGAAGCGTGGGTTTGCCAGCATGAATGAGTTGATGGAGTCGTCTCCTGCCCAGTCGGCTGCATCCGCGCAGATTTCGTAGCAGCGGCTCATTTGATCAGTATCAACAGCCTCTGGGCCCTTGGTGATATCACGGACAATACCGTTGAAGGAGTACTGGTTATCTGGGTGCACGGTGAATTCCAACTCGCCTGCATTCGCGGCGGTAACTAGGTCTTCCCAGGTGGCAACCCGTGCCATGTCGTGATCGTCATTTTCCATCATCCAGCGCAGAAGCTGTTTGGAGGATGGGAAGGTGTAAATCTCGCCCCACTTACCCAAGAACACAGGGGACTCACCCAGGTAGGTGCGCAGAGTGTATACAGAGCGGGAATCTACGGTGATCTTTACCGGGTCGATGCCGGCTGCAGCCCAGACGGAGCCATCATATGGATCAGCGGCTTCTTTTTGTTCCTTGCGCTGTTCTTCTTGCTTCTTTTTCTTTTCCTCAGATGCCTGCTTTGCTGCAGAAATCTTGGAAGCGTTCGCGGTGACAGTTGTTTCATCCAGTTCATTGGATGGCACGATACGAACTTGGTCATCAAGATCTTCGATAACACCCTGCCAGTTGGACAAGATGACGCGACCGATGGCGGTCCATTCCTGCAGTCCCTGGTCGCCAGAGAAGTGGTCGAGGCCGCGGGAAGCATTGCGCAGAATGGAGTGGCTGGCAAAGAAGATGCTGGTGTGCTGGGAGCCAGTTACCGAAGCGATAACTTCAGCCATCTCAAAGTTGCGGGCAACCGCGGAGATGTTCTCGTGGCTGGGGCGTCCAGCTAGGTTCTCAGGTACCCCGATGAGGTCGTAGACATCACGCTTGTCTGGGCTGACGCGGTGCGCAGCACCCTTATTGAACTCTTCCCACTCCGGATGATCAATCAGGTCGTGGCGTTCATTGGACTCGATAAAGGTTAAGAGCTCGGCCTCGGTGCGGAACCCCAAGACGGAATCATCATCACCAAGAAGGGCCTGCCACTCCGTACCCTGCTGGCGCCATTTCGGTGCCCAGAGGGTGTAAAAGTCGCCTTCAGTTAAAGAAATTTTAATTGGAACAATCGCGCGTGAGCTCATGGCCGACAATTCTACCCAAACCCTATGCAGTCGGACGCCAGAAGCCCTTGAATTCCATACCCATGTTGGAGGTCCTCAAAGGATTAACCTGAACCGGATCCCCGGCTTCCACAATCTGCCCATCACCGGCATACATGGCAACGTGTCCATTCCAGACCACCAAATCGCCCTTAACTAGTTGATCAGCCGATACTTGTTGGCCCACGGTTTGCTGTTCCGCCAAACGCGGGAGTTCCACGCCTGCTTCACGGTAGGCATATTGCGTAAGACCTGAGCAATCAAAGCCATTGGGCGAGGTCCCGCCCCAAGCATAGGGTGTTCCCACCATCGACAACGCGGTATCAACTGCCTTCGCGCCAGCCGCAGAACCGTCAGACGAACCAGACGCGGAAGACGACGATAGGGAAGGGGCTGGCTCTTCCAAAGACATTGTTGTCACCCCAGCTTCTTTGGTGCTGGCGGTGGACTGCCCGGCCGGTGCGAGCGCCGCTTGTTGTGGTGTGGCTTCTAGTGAATTCAAAGATGCCTTACCGCCATCGACGGTCGAAGAAACGGTGCGAGAAGCAATCTCCACCAGCGGTGCGGCAATCGAGCCAAGCTCATTCACCAACTGCCCCGCACGAGAAAGCGCGCGTCCCAGATATTCCATCGCTAAAGCTCGCAGTGCGGTCTCTGCGGCTAGGCGTGCTGCCGGATTGGGCACCAACAAACCCAGCGCGATCGGCACAGCACGAGTACCAAGTTCCATGACTAAGCCGATGAGGTCACGCGCGCAGTTGCCAATCAGCCCGGCGGCTTGTGAAGCAACCTCACGGATTGTTCCTTGGTCTTTTTCTAGAACCCCGACCGCATCAAGGATCTGGGAAGGATCGGCACCAGCAATCTGCGCCAGCGGCCGCACAGCAGTGATATCAGGTGCGTTAACGAGTTTGAACTGTGGCAGCTCCGGTGGCTTGAGCTGAGAGACTTTAGAGATTGCTTCCATAATGATCTGCATGACTAACTCACCTGAAATCCATTGAATGCTTGGCCTGCTGCGTTATCGGTCGCCTCAGCGGCATCGGCAAGTGCAAAGCCTGCGCGCGCAATGTGTGCCGTATCTGCGTGAAGCTGTTCTGAGCGCGCCGTGAGGTTGGCTATTGCTTGATTGAGAATGGTTACAAAGTCCGCGACCGTGGGATCTTCTGGCATTGCAGCGTGTTCAGGAGCATGGAACTGCGAGGCCTCATCCAGGTCGCGGGCAAGGGAACGAGTGTGTTCTGGGTCGACTTCAAAAGTGCTAAGCGGGCTCATACTCAATTAAGACTGCGCAAATATAAGAATGGTTCCGTAGATGATTTACGATGTAGCTTATGGACATCCACGTAGTAGACCATCCCCTTGCAACATCCCGCCTAACTTTGATGCGCGATGAGCGCAGCGACAACGCTTCCTTCCGTGCAGCATTGGCCGATTTGGGCGCGATGTTGGTATACGAAGCATCCCGCGATCTGCCCGTTGAGCACTTCGAATGCAAGACCCCTGTTGCTGTCGCTGACGGCACCCGTTTGCTGGACCCGCCAATCATTGTGCCGATTATTCGCGCTGGCCTGGGCATGATTGACCCAGCTTTGTCGATGATTCCTGATGCACAGGTTGGATTCATCGGCATGGCTCGCAATGAGGAAACTCACGAGCCAGTTCCTTATTTGGAAGCGCTGCCAGAAGATTTGAGCGGTCGCACCGTATTCCTAGTGGACCCAATGTTGGCTACCGGTGGTTCTTTGCTGCACTCGTTGAAGCTGCTGGTTGACCGCGGCGCAACCGACATTGTTGCCATTTGCTTGATTTCCGCACAGCCTGGCGTTGACGCTTTGGCTGAGTCCGGATACCCGGTTCGTCTGGTCACCGCATGTGTTGACCCGGCACTTGATGAAAACGCCTACATCATTCCAGGCCTTGGTGATGCTGGTGACCGCCTGTACGGTCCACGCAACATCGACCTGTAACCCTGTAAGCCCTGTAAGCCTTCATAAGTGTGACAATAAAAACGTGGAAAGATTTCTAGAGCTCGATTAAGCTCACAGACGTCAGAGATTCGGGGGAATCGCTGGCGTCTTTTTTCATATTTATTTGAAGTATTCAAAATGCTGAATACCCACTATTTGGCACGGCATACCTTGGGGGTGAGGTCCATGGCCGTAAGCGTTGAGCGCTTGCTATGGGCAAGTTATGGATTTACGTTTGCGCAGAATCTCAAGAGGATTCGACGTATTCGGGGAATTACGCAGCAAGTTCTGGCAGAGATTTCGGGGCTGTCACGAACACAAGTCTGCAATCTAGAACGCAATGAAAACAACTCGGGGACTAGCGCAGACCCAGCGCTATCAACGGTGTACAAACTAGCTTTGGCGCTGGAAGTACCGCCATCACTATTGCTGCCAGAGTCAGGTGAGAATGTCAGTTCTATCTGTACAACCACCGGCACACGCGCAGCGTTGATGCGAATTCAAGCAGGCAAAGCAGGTGATGGAGAAGGAGAAAACGAATCCCATTTGGCTGCGCATCTTGAAGGCCTTGAGCCATTTTCGCGGGAATACACCGATCATAAACGTGGTGAGGTGAAAGCGAAGAAGACCAAAGGCGTCAGGAGAGCTATCAATAAAACCGCGTGATGGTGCCGAATAGGGGATACTAAGCCGTCTTAAATTCCTTGAAAAACACTGGCTGGCGCCACATACAGCATGTTCAATTTATGAACCGCACTGTCTAGTTGTAGAATTGCGCAGAGAAGAAGAAATCTTCTGCCCACCACATTCATGGGCGCCGTGAGTATCAAGGAGAGTCTGACTATGACGCAGCCGACCGTTTCGGAATTCGTCAATGACTGGTTTGATTCTCACCGTGCAGAAGTAATCGGTTGGCGTCGTCATATTCACAGCCATCCGGAGCCATCCAACCAAGAGTTCGAAACCACCAATTATTTGGCCAAGATTTTGGCCGAGTATGGGTTGGACGCGCAGCGTTTCCCAGAAACCGGTCTGATGGTGGACATTGGTCCGGACACTGAGGAAGGCCGGATTGCCTTCCGCGCGGATATTGACGCCCTTCCGGTCCAAGAAGTCACTGGTCTGGAATTTAGCTCCAAGACCCCAGGTGTTTCGCATTCTTGTGGCCATGATGTTCACACCACTATCGCTTTGGGCTTAGCCTGCGCGATTGCGGACTACCACCGTGAATTCCCACTCAGCATTGGCGTGCGCGTGATTTTCCAACCAGCGGAAGAAGTCTGGGTTGGGGGCGCAACCGATGTCATTGATTGGGGTGCTCTCAACGGCGTGCACTCGATTTACGCAGTACACGTTGAGCCGAAGCTGCGCGTGGGGCGCATCGGCCTGCGCGCCGGTGCGATTACTTCTGCGACCGACGTTATTGAACTAGATATCAAAGGCCCTGGTGGACATACCTCCCGCCCGCATCTGTCGGCTGACGTCATCTACGCAATGGGCAAGGTTGTCACTGAACTTCCTGCACTACTGTCGCGCCGGGTTGATCCCCGCACGGGCACTGTGCTGGTCTTCGGCACTATCAACTCAGGCTACGCACCGAATGCGATGCCACAGACGGGCTCCTTATCGGGTACTTTGCGCACTGCCGATATTGGTATTTGGCGTGATATCTCCGGGATCTTCCAAGAAATGGTTGAGCAAGTTCTGGCACCAACGGGTGTCACACATGAGCTGACCTATCACCGCGGTGTGCCGCCGGTGCTCAATGATGATGTGGCGACGGCGCTGATTGCATCGGCAGCCAAAGCAATTGATCCGCAATCAATTGTTCAAGCACCGCAGTCTTCCGGCGGCGAAGATTTCTCCTGGTACCTCGAACACGTGCCAGGCTCCATGGTGCGTCTGGGCTGCTGGTCTGGTGACGGCGATATGAATGACCTGCACCAGGGCGACTTGCTGGTGGATGAACGCGCGATTGGTGTTGGCGTGAAGTTGTTTGGCTCTGTGGTCAATCAGTTTGAATCAACGATTGAGGCGGAAGCGAACAAATCCTAGAACCGTAATCTGGCCCTCACATGGGTTTAAATTCTAGGGGTAGCACAACGGTTGACCTGGCTAAGAACTTTTAACCTTTAACAGTTAGACTCTAAGGGAATAAATCCCCATGACTTTTAAAGGAGTCGGTTGAACATGGCTGAGCACCAAAAGCGCATTGTTATTATCGGCGGTGGCCCAGGCGGCTATGAGGCCGCGCAGGCCGGTGCCAAGTATGGCGCAGATATTACCGTCATTGAAGATCAGGGCATGGGCGGTGCCAGTATTTTGTTGGACTGCGTGCCTTCAAAGTCTTTTATCGCTGGTGCAAACATTAAGACAGACCTTCGCCGTGCTGATGACATGGGCCTTAATGAAGGTATTGGCAAGACTGAGCTAGCGCTGCAGGCTCTCAATGAGCGTGTTACTGCGCTGGCGAACCACCAGTCTGATGACGTTCGCGCGCGAACTGAAGAGCTTGGCGTTCGTATTATTGATGGACGTGGCCGCTTTGATAAGGACCAGGTTCCTGCTACTAGCGGTGGACACAAGGTTACTGTTACCCACAATGAGGATGGCCGCGAAGAGGTTCTGGACGCAGACCTCGTTCTGATTGCTACTGGCGCAACCCCACGCGTGCTGCCGGGCGCAAAGCCTGACGGTGAGCGTATTTTGAACTGGCAGCAGGTCTACGACATTACTGAGCTGCCTGAACACCTCATTGTTGTTGGTTCCGGTGTGACCGGTGCTGAGTTCGTCTCGGCTTTCGCTGAGCTGGGCGTTAAGGTCACCATGGTTGCTTCCCGTGACCGCATTTTGCCTCACGATGACGCTGATGCCGCTGACGTGTTGGAGCAGGTTCTGGCTGAGCGTGGCGTTGAGTTGGAGAAGAACTGCCGCGTGGATACCGTCACCCGCACTGAGGATGGCGGCGTGGTTGTAAAGACCACCGACGGCCGTGAGATCTTCGGCTCCCACGCATTGATGTCTATTGGTTCGGTTCCTTCTACCGCTGACCTTGGTTTGGAGAACATTGGTGTGGAAACCGCACCGTCTGGCCACATCAAGGTTGACCGTGTTTCCCGCACCAACATTCCTGGCATTTACGCTGCTGGTGACTGTTCTGACCTGTTCCCATTGGCTTCGGTTGCTGCGATGCAGGGCCGCATTGCGATGTACCACTCTTTGGGTGAGGGTGTTTCCCCGCTTCGCTTGAAGACTGTTGCTACTGCGGTGTTTACCCGCCCTGAGATTGCTGCGGTTGGTTTCACTCAGAAAGACATTGAGGCCGGCGAAGTTGCTGCGCGCACCATCATGATGCCGCTGTCCACCAACCCTCGTGCGAAGATGCGATCCCTGCGCCACGGGTTTGTGAAGCTGTTCTGCCGCGCGACTTCCGGCCGCATTATCGGTGGCGTCATCGTCGCCCCAACCGCATCTGAGCTCATTCTTCCAATCGCGGTCGCGGTTACCAACCAGCTGACCGTGAACCAGCTCGCTGATTCCATGGCTGTTTACCCATCCCTGTCCGGCACCATCACCGAGGCCGCCCGCCGCCTGGTTGCCCACGACGACCTGGAGTAACTACACCTCGGCTCAGCCGAACACGACGAAGCCTCAGCCTTCCTCCCAAACCTTGCGCTTGCGGAGAAAAGCTGAGGCTTTTTGCGTTAGGAAAGCCCCAGCGTGCTAGTAAGGGGTAAAAACTCACGCTGAGGCACCGGGCTGCCACCCGTCCTTTCGAGCGCCGACACTCGAAATGTTGGTGTACACAACCAGAGCCGTCACCACACGGGGAGAAGAGGAGCCACCTACTTATTCTCTGGCTGCGTACGAAAAGAATCATCTCAAACCCACCGGACATCACCGTCCGGCGCATCGCCTGAGTGTTCTAATTTCTTACTTACAGGCCTAATGTATCGGCAGCATATTCTGCTTCTTCTCGGGTGTATTTTTCGCCATTAACGAGGAAATTGATGAGTTCTGCACGAGACGGATCGTTGTTTAGAGTGTAAACGCGAGCTTCCCGGACAGCCTGTTCCTTCCAAGTATTTTCTGGAAACTGCGCGAATGCGTAGTCAAGCTGCGGACGGGTGAAACCTTGGCTCGTGAAGCTTGGAGAAAGCATAAAGTACAGCCTTTCTCGAGAGATAGGAGAGAATGTCTCGAGTTTCACATTCACTTCCTCGACTGCTTCCTCGTTCCAATCAACGTCAACGTTATTGACGGCGTAAAACGCTTCGTCGTCGCTGAAGCCGCCAGCGCCGATTAACTTTGCGGTAGACGATTCGCTTGTAAGCCATGAGAACAGAGCTGTCTTTGACACACCATTATTTCCGTCAATTCGTTCTTGCGCCTGTTCTAGTGCCTCAGCATTCCAATCGATGTCGACGTTTTCCAGAGCAAAG
This region of Corynebacterium casei LMG S-19264 genomic DNA includes:
- the upp gene encoding uracil phosphoribosyltransferase, with product MDIHVVDHPLATSRLTLMRDERSDNASFRAALADLGAMLVYEASRDLPVEHFECKTPVAVADGTRLLDPPIIVPIIRAGLGMIDPALSMIPDAQVGFIGMARNEETHEPVPYLEALPEDLSGRTVFLVDPMLATGGSLLHSLKLLVDRGATDIVAICLISAQPGVDALAESGYPVRLVTACVDPALDENAYIIPGLGDAGDRLYGPRNIDL
- a CDS encoding NAD(P)H-quinone dehydrogenase → MAEHQKRIVIIGGGPGGYEAAQAGAKYGADITVIEDQGMGGASILLDCVPSKSFIAGANIKTDLRRADDMGLNEGIGKTELALQALNERVTALANHQSDDVRARTEELGVRIIDGRGRFDKDQVPATSGGHKVTVTHNEDGREEVLDADLVLIATGATPRVLPGAKPDGERILNWQQVYDITELPEHLIVVGSGVTGAEFVSAFAELGVKVTMVASRDRILPHDDADAADVLEQVLAERGVELEKNCRVDTVTRTEDGGVVVKTTDGREIFGSHALMSIGSVPSTADLGLENIGVETAPSGHIKVDRVSRTNIPGIYAAGDCSDLFPLASVAAMQGRIAMYHSLGEGVSPLRLKTVATAVFTRPEIAAVGFTQKDIEAGEVAARTIMMPLSTNPRAKMRSLRHGFVKLFCRATSGRIIGGVIVAPTASELILPIAVAVTNQLTVNQLADSMAVYPSLSGTITEAARRLVAHDDLE
- a CDS encoding C40 family peptidase, which produces MQIIMEAISKVSQLKPPELPQFKLVNAPDITAVRPLAQIAGADPSQILDAVGVLEKDQGTIREVASQAAGLIGNCARDLIGLVMELGTRAVPIALGLLVPNPAARLAAETALRALAMEYLGRALSRAGQLVNELGSIAAPLVEIASRTVSSTVDGGKASLNSLEATPQQAALAPAGQSTASTKEAGVTTMSLEEPAPSLSSSSASGSSDGSAAGAKAVDTALSMVGTPYAWGGTSPNGFDCSGLTQYAYREAGVELPRLAEQQTVGQQVSADQLVKGDLVVWNGHVAMYAGDGQIVEAGDPVQVNPLRTSNMGMEFKGFWRPTA
- a CDS encoding helix-turn-helix domain-containing protein; protein product: MAVSVERLLWASYGFTFAQNLKRIRRIRGITQQVLAEISGLSRTQVCNLERNENNSGTSADPALSTVYKLALALEVPPSLLLPESGENVSSICTTTGTRAALMRIQAGKAGDGEGENESHLAAHLEGLEPFSREYTDHKRGEVKAKKTKGVRRAINKTA
- a CDS encoding alpha/beta hydrolase is translated as MTKPHRDKFARTAALSAVALTGLVSGLIGIGLRSYVKGRKPYLAQVSSELRTPTLYLPNHLVPPALMLLILGMVSRIDAIRDTDRDVDIQVIEGHNPDDGHPFSARQIVPRRLADAKEDQPELRPAMVWTHGGGHLIGTPGFYDPQNAQIADDLGMKIFAPSYRKASKAPFPADLDDCYAVLRWVQENAVDLGIDPERIAVCGDSAGGGLAAGVIQRAIDDGHPVAFQGLVYPMLDHRGGLNLDDAVAAESELKPTARGRFIWTAGSNAAAWKLYLGQDHADRELAPYASPLHRADLAGTPPTWIGIGDLDLFYDEAEAFARRLYDAGVKVEFLTFRGAYHGFDHLAPKAKASKQLIEELTQALHKHLFAQ
- a CDS encoding M20 family metallopeptidase, whose amino-acid sequence is MTQPTVSEFVNDWFDSHRAEVIGWRRHIHSHPEPSNQEFETTNYLAKILAEYGLDAQRFPETGLMVDIGPDTEEGRIAFRADIDALPVQEVTGLEFSSKTPGVSHSCGHDVHTTIALGLACAIADYHREFPLSIGVRVIFQPAEEVWVGGATDVIDWGALNGVHSIYAVHVEPKLRVGRIGLRAGAITSATDVIELDIKGPGGHTSRPHLSADVIYAMGKVVTELPALLSRRVDPRTGTVLVFGTINSGYAPNAMPQTGSLSGTLRTADIGIWRDISGIFQEMVEQVLAPTGVTHELTYHRGVPPVLNDDVATALIASAAKAIDPQSIVQAPQSSGGEDFSWYLEHVPGSMVRLGCWSGDGDMNDLHQGDLLVDERAIGVGVKLFGSVVNQFESTIEAEANKS
- a CDS encoding alpha/beta hydrolase; this translates as MSANNLANARGWKAKAALSILTLSGITLGAAAIAGNRYTKQRQKLIEKVAPDLRSQILELPLDLLPSTALLRLLNKASDKDMPTKFDGEGAISNIKGVSPDDGHPFYARKFLPDTPEQGGDEGEPRPAMLWIHGGGHVGGIVNVYDSANARVANELDMVVIAPAYRKAPQHRFPADFDDCYAALRWMQDNAAELGIDPDRIAVCGDSAGGGLAAGIVQRAIDEGHPVAFQGLVYPMLDHRTELKVEAMDDAGGPHARGKFIWTEGLNNEAWKMYLGPDHLDAELPEYASPFYREDFTGMPPTWIGVGSLDLFFDESQEFAERLESAGIDVDFVVYEGAFHGFEHIVPEALTTKKRHADLIEAMRGVLVKTNPGTSG